The Terriglobus roseus region AAAGAACGAACTAAGCTGGCGTGCGCCCATCTCTTCTATCAACCTGCTGATTACATCGCTAGTGTGGAGACAGGACCACAACGGGTTCACGCATCAAGACCCCGGTTTCCTGGACATTGTTACGAACAAGAGCCCGGATGTTGTTCGCATCTACATGCCACCAGATGCGAACTGCTTGCTGAGTGTTGCGAACCATTGCCTCAAGTCGGTCGACTACTTCAATGTGATCGTCGCAGACAAGCAGCCTCATCTCACCTACCTCAGCATGGACGATGCCATAAAGCATTGCACGAAGGGCATCGGCATATGGGATTGGGCAAGCACTGATAACGGAGAAGAGCCGGATGCTGTTTTGGCCTGCGCGGGCGACGTTCCAACGATGGAAGCTCTTGCTGCTGCTGCCATTCTGAAAGAAAAGTTGCCAGATCTAAAACTGCGCTTTGTAAATGTGGTCGATCTGTTCCGCCTTACACCCAATGCAGAGCATCCGCATGGTTTGTCAGATCGTGATTTCGATTCCTTGTTCACTAAGAACAAGCCAGTTATCTTCGCGTTTCATAGCTACGCATCGCTGATACACAAACTCGCGTATCGCCGCGAGAATCATGAGAATATCCACGTTCGCGGTTACAAAGAAAAGGGCAACATCAACACGCCGCTGGAACTGGCCATCATCAACCAGATTGATCGTTTCAACCTTGCGATTGACGTCATTGATAGAGTGCCGCGTTTCCGCGACACGGCTGCGCACCTGAAAGACTGGCTTAAGAACGAAATTATCGAACACCTGAACTATGCCTATGCCGAAGGCATCGACAGCGAAGAGATTCGCAACTGGACATGGCCGGGCTAATGCGATGAGTGTGACGCATAAGACCATCCTCACGTTGAACAGTGGTTCCTCGTCGTTGAAGTTCGGAGTCTTTGCAAACTCAGACGACGATGAGGAACTGTTGTTGTCCGGCAGCGCGCAGGGAATCGGTCGTGACGACGGAACTCTTCAGATCCAGTCTGCGGATGGAACTGCGCTACTGCACCGCGAGGCGGTCCATGAATCGCAGTCTGAAGCACTCCAAGCGATCGCAGCTTCTTTGCAGGCGTATTTGCACACGACTCCCATCGCCGTTGGTCATCGCATTGTTCACGGTGGACCACACCTGCAAGAGCATCAGCGCATAACGCCGCAGTTATTACAAACGTTGGATGAGGCAGTTCATTTTGCGCCACTGCATATTCCATCGGCTTTGCAGCTTGTTCGTCAGGCGCAGGAGATATTTGCTGACGCAACCCATATCGCATGTTTCGATACGGCGTTCCATCGCACCATGCCACCAGTGGCAGCACAGCTTCCTCTGCCATCGCATTATTTTGAAGAAGGTGTGATGCGTTACGGCTTTCATGGCCTTTCGTACGAGTCCATCGTGCATCGCCTTGGCAGTAGTCTTCCGGAGCGAGTGGTGATGGCGCATCTTGGAAACGGTAGCAGCGTAACTGCAGTCTTCCGTGGCAAGTCCATCGACACCAGCATGGGGCTCACGCCAACCGGTGGTGTCGTAATGGG contains the following coding sequences:
- a CDS encoding acetate/propionate family kinase, yielding MSVTHKTILTLNSGSSSLKFGVFANSDDDEELLLSGSAQGIGRDDGTLQIQSADGTALLHREAVHESQSEALQAIAASLQAYLHTTPIAVGHRIVHGGPHLQEHQRITPQLLQTLDEAVHFAPLHIPSALQLVRQAQEIFADATHIACFDTAFHRTMPPVAAQLPLPSHYFEEGVMRYGFHGLSYESIVHRLGSSLPERVVMAHLGNGSSVTAVFRGKSIDTSMGLTPTGGVVMGTRTGDLDPGVLLYLMRKEALNADALEALLNHRCGLAGYSDGESDMRALLQRRATGDASASLAIDAFCLSVRKTIGAYAALMGGVDLLVFTGGIGEHSDEVRAKICDGLAFLGLTPDRITVGPAQEELQMARHCRTILQ